One Streptomyces sp. NBC_00554 DNA segment encodes these proteins:
- a CDS encoding methyltransferase domain-containing protein, whose translation MARQLDEQIAGRYPVGQRLRVLDVGMGQGTQALRLARAGHQVTGLEQDAKMLAVARQALAAEPEGIRGRVRLIEGDGRETGVHFLPGSFDVVLCHGVLMYVQEPDPLLAGLARMLAPGGLLSLLVRNADALAMRSGLAGDWAAALTAFDTTAYTNRLGLDVRADRLSTLTSTLAGIGAPLHAWFGVRVFTDTAADGASLPADLDGLLAAEERAGRTDPYRQVAALLHLCGVRG comes from the coding sequence GTGGCCCGGCAGCTCGACGAGCAGATAGCCGGGCGGTATCCCGTCGGGCAGCGGCTGCGGGTCCTTGACGTCGGGATGGGCCAGGGGACGCAGGCGCTGCGGCTGGCCCGGGCCGGGCATCAGGTGACCGGTCTCGAGCAGGACGCGAAGATGCTGGCCGTGGCCCGTCAGGCGCTGGCCGCCGAGCCCGAGGGCATCCGGGGGCGCGTGCGCCTCATCGAGGGTGACGGGCGCGAGACGGGTGTCCACTTCCTGCCGGGCAGCTTCGACGTGGTGCTGTGCCATGGCGTACTGATGTACGTGCAGGAGCCCGACCCGCTGCTGGCGGGCCTCGCGCGGATGCTGGCCCCCGGCGGGCTGCTCTCGCTGCTCGTACGGAACGCCGACGCGCTGGCCATGCGGTCCGGGCTGGCCGGGGACTGGGCGGCGGCGCTGACGGCCTTCGACACCACCGCGTACACGAACCGCCTGGGCCTCGACGTGCGCGCCGACCGGCTCTCCACGCTGACGTCGACGCTCGCCGGGATCGGGGCGCCGTTGCACGCCTGGTTCGGCGTGCGGGTCTTCACGGACACCGCGGCCGACGGTGCCTCCCTCCCCGCGGACTTGGACGGTCTCCTCGCCGCGGAGGAACGGGCCGGGCGG